TTTGATTTCGATCATCCAGGAAATGCTGACGCGTGAGGAAGTCGCCGGTAAAAAGGCGCTCGTTATGGTACCCACGCGCGAACTCGCCGTACAGGTCGAGCAGGAAGCGAAAAAACTGTTGGAATTCACACCGCTGAAAGCCGGAAGTTTTTACGGCGGCGTCGGATATACCCAGCAGACCGCCATGCTCAAAAACAACGTGAACATCATCATCGGAACGCCCGGCCGCGTCATCGACTTGCAGGAGTCCGGCGCGATGGATTTGAGCAGCGTCGCGTTTTTGGTCGTAGACGAAGCCGACCGCATGTTCGACATGGGATTTTATCCCGATCTGCGCACGCTGATCAAAGTGCTGCCGAAAACGCACGACCGCCAGACCATGCTGTTCAGCGCGACGCTGAACACGTACGTCAAAAATCTCGCCTGGGAATACACCGAAGAAGCCAAAGAAATCACGATTGAAGCGGAACAGCTCACCGTAGAAGAAATCGATCAGGTGCTGCTGCACGTTTCGAGCGACTCCAAAATGAAACTCCTGCTCGGCATTCTGCAGCATGAAAAACCGGAAAGCGTCATCGTTTTCTGCAATACCAAACGCAGCTGCGAAGTAGTTGCAAAAAGACTGCAGCTGAACGGAATTGAAAGCGAATTCATTATCGGCGACCTGCCGCAGGCCAAACGTCTGCAAGTACTCGAATCGTTCAAGCGCGGGTCGCTCAAATGCCTGGTCGCGACTGACGTTGCGGCGCGCGGCATCGACGTAAACGACCTTGCGATGGTCGTCAACTACGATCTGCCCAACGAATCGGAAAACTACGTGCACCGCATCGGCCGCACCGCGCGCGCCGGAAAAAGCGGCAAAGCCTACACGTTCTGCAGCGAACAGGACGTGTACAACCTGCCCGCGATCGAACGGTATTTGGGCGCGCCCATACCGGCGTCCGTCGCGTATGAAGACATGATGACGGAAGACAAAAGCGCGAGCGTGTATATCAGAACGGGCGATTACGGAGACGACGACGGCCGCCCGTTCCGGAACAGAAGGGACGGCGGCGATCGTCGCGGTGCGAGCCGCAGCGGAGATTCCCGCAGACCGCCCCGCGACGGTGCGGCGGCAGATTCCCGCAACAATCGGAACCGCCGCGGACCGGATGAAGCGCGCTTCGACGGCGACCGCAAGCCGCGCACCGATATCAGGACAGAACGCGGCGGCAGGAACGATCGCACCGAACGCGCGCCCCGCGGAAAACCGGGACAGGAACGCGCCGCAGGATCGTACCGCAAAAACGCACCGGTTCGCGCGGAAAACCGGTATCAGGACCGCCGCGAAGAAACGGAAAATTTGGCGGCGCTTCCGTTCGACGAGCGCATGAAACGCTACAAGGAAAAATACGCAGACACCGCGTCCGCATCGGCAGGCTCGCGCGATAAAAATGCGGCGAAACGCCGCGCCACTGCAGCCGGCGGTAAAAACGGCGGCAAACGGTATGAAAAAAATACGCCGCGCGGCGAACGGAAAGAGTTCCGCCGCGGTGCGGACGGTTACGCCGGAAACACGGAAAACCGATATCAGAACCGCCGTACCCAAAGCGCGCCGGAAACGGTACAGAAAAAAAACGGACTTTTGGGCCGCATAAAGAGCCTGTTCAGCAAAAAGAAAAAGGATTAATACAGGATGATTACAGTCAGCGACGTAAGCCTCAAATTCGGCGACAGACCGCTTTTCAAAGACGTCAACCTCAAGTTTACCCCGGGCAACTGCTACGGTATTATCGGCGCAAACGGCGCGGGCAAATCGACGTTCCTCAAAGTGCTTTCGGGAGAACTCGAACACGACGCCGGACAGATTTCCGTTACTCCCGGCGAACGCATGGCCGTCCTTAAACAGGATCACTTTGCGTTCGACGACTATTCGGTAAAAGACACGGTGATGATGGGATATCCCGAATTATACACGTGTTACAAAGAACGCGAAGCCGTCTATGCCAAAGAAGATTTTTCCGAAGCGGACGGTATCCGCGCAAGCGAGCTTGAAGGCGAGTTCAGCGAACTGGGCGGCTGGGAAGCCGAAAATCAGATAGAACAGATGCTTTCCGGACTGGGACTCGAAGAAGAGTATCACGACCGCATGATGAATGAACTCGACGAAAGCCGCAAAGTCCGCGTACTGCTCGCTCAGGCGATCTTCGGTGAACCGGACATTCTGCTGCTCGACGAACCGACGAACGGTTTGGATCTGGAATCGATCAACTGGCTTGAAGACTTTCTCATCGATTTTCCGAACACGGTCATCGTCGTCAGCCACGACCGGCATTTTCTGAACGCCGTCTGCACCTACATTTGCGATATCGATTACGGAAAAATCAGCCTTTTCAGCGGAAACTACGATTTCTGGTATCAGATGAGTCAAATCATGCAGCGGCAGGCGAAAGATCAGGCTAAAAAGCGCGAAGAAAAAATGAAAGACCTCAAGGAATTCATTCTGCGCTTCGCGTCGAACGCGGCGAAAAGCCGGCAGGCGACCAGCCGCAAAAAAGTATACGACAAACTCGCGCTTGAAGAACTGCAAGTTACCAGCCGCAAGTTTCCGTACGTCAATTTCAAGCCCGACCGCGATATCGGCAACAACGTACTGCGCGTCGAAAAACTCAATTATACGTCGGAAGGCATTCAGCTGCTCAAGGATTTTTCGCTCACCGTCAACCGCGGAGAAAAAATCGCGTTCGTCGGAATCGAACACAAATCGAAATCGGCGTTTTTCGACATTATCACCGGAAATCTCAAAGCCGATACGGGCGAATACTACTGGGGACAGACGATTACGACCACGTATCTGGGAATAGACAACGCGCCGTATTTCGATACCGACGCGAATATTACCGAATGGCTTCGCCAGTATTCTCCCGAACAGGACGACGCGTACGTGCGCGGATTTTTGGGACGGATGCTGTTCAGCGGCGACGAGTCGCTCAAACCGGTCAAAGTGCTGTCCGGCGGTGAAAAAGTGCGCTGTATGCTTTCAAAGCTCATGCTCAGCGGTGCGAACGTTCTGATACTCGACGAACCGACGAATCATCTGGACTTGGAAGCTATCACGAGCCTGAACGAAGCGCTCATCGGTTTTCCCGGCGTCGTGCTGTTCAACAGCCACGACCACGAATTCATTTCCTCCGTCGCGAACCGTCTGATAGAAATAACGCCGAACGGGGTTATCGACCGCATGATGAACTTCGACGACTATCTGAAAGACGATCACGTCCGTTCCCAGCGTGAAGAATTGTACGCGGGAACCGGAAAAAAAGTCAAATTCTGATACCGGAAAAACCCCGCCGCAGCCGGACGTATCGGAAACGCGCAAATTCACCGAATCGGCTGATTCTGCGCGTTTTTTTTATTCCGATTGTTTGACATACCGTATAATTGGTTATACAATTACTAGGTATAGAAATATAAGGAAATATTTTACAGAGTACAAATCGAGGAGGTTTGTGTGCGTTCATTTTTTTCTTTCAGAAAACTCGGCACAATGCTGACCAGTGTCATTATGACGGTATGCGTGTTTATATGCGTCGTTTTGACTTTTTTGGCATACCGGTTCGGCAGCAAGACGATTCAGGATGAAATCGGGAAATCGCTGATGCTCGAATCGAACGCGGTCGCCGCAACGCTGACTCAAAATATAACTGCGCGGAACAGACAATTGTCCATGCTGACCGGGTTTGATCGTATGATGAACCTGTCTGCCGGTACGGATGTTGAAATGCGTGATAATTTGAACAGATTGATAATTATTCTGCAAGGAATGCAAGCAAAAGAAGAAACCCTTTTGCATCTGCTGGTTATCAATAAAAACGGAGAAGCGTCGCTGACCGACGGTTCTCGGCTGATCGTTTCGGATCGGACATATTTTAAAGAAGCGCTCGCCGGAAAAAACGCAAACCCGGTGCTTTCCAAAAACGCCGTTACCGGCGCGGTTACGATAACGTACGCAGTTCCGATAAAAAATGAGCAGGATCAGATTATCGGAGTGCTTGCCGGCGGAACGAACGGCTACGGAGCCAGTACGATCGTCAAGGGAATCAGTATCGGCTCCGAAAACCCGTTCGTTATCGACAGTACCGGAAAAATCATCGGACATCCGGACACGTCGTTGCTGGACAAGGAATTCAATATTCTTACGGATGATAAAAGCGTTTCTACCGTTAATTTTATGAAGCAAGTCATAAGAGGCGAAAACTCCTGGGGCACGTATGAAAAAGACGGTGTCATCAAATATGCAGGTTACGCGCCTGTTGCGGGAAGCGACTGGTTCGTCGTGGCACCGATGAAGGAAAGTGAAGCGCTCGCCGGTATGAAAGCGATGCTCGTTACGCTGCTGATCATCTGCGGCATCGCCATAGTCGCCGCCGTGCTCATCGCGGTGCAGATAGGACGTTCGGTCAGTATGCCGATTATCAAAACGACCCGTATCATCAATTCTGTTGCACAGGGACAGCTGGATCTGTCGCACGAAGAGTTGAACGACATCGACGTCATTTCTCTGAGGAAAGACGAAATAGGCGATATGATCCGCCAAATCGGCGCGCTCAAGGATAAATTGACGGAAGTCATTTCCGTCGTCAAGGATTCTTCCGCGCAGGTTTTGAGCGGCGCCGTACAGATTTCGAGTTCCAGCCAGGCCGTTTCTGCGGGAGCTGCGGAACAGGCGGCTTCGACAGAAGAAATATCGTCCACGATGGAACAGATGGCGTCGAACATCAGACAAAACGCCGATAATGCGGTAAAGACCGGCAGTATCGCGAAGCAGACGGCTACCGACGGATCCGCCGGCGGTTCGGC
This sequence is a window from Treponema brennaborense DSM 12168. Protein-coding genes within it:
- a CDS encoding methyl-accepting chemotaxis protein, coding for MRSFFSFRKLGTMLTSVIMTVCVFICVVLTFLAYRFGSKTIQDEIGKSLMLESNAVAATLTQNITARNRQLSMLTGFDRMMNLSAGTDVEMRDNLNRLIIILQGMQAKEETLLHLLVINKNGEASLTDGSRLIVSDRTYFKEALAGKNANPVLSKNAVTGAVTITYAVPIKNEQDQIIGVLAGGTNGYGASTIVKGISIGSENPFVIDSTGKIIGHPDTSLLDKEFNILTDDKSVSTVNFMKQVIRGENSWGTYEKDGVIKYAGYAPVAGSDWFVVAPMKESEALAGMKAMLVTLLIICGIAIVAAVLIAVQIGRSVSMPIIKTTRIINSVAQGQLDLSHEELNDIDVISLRKDEIGDMIRQIGALKDKLTEVISVVKDSSAQVLSGAVQISSSSQAVSAGAAEQAASTEEISSTMEQMASNIRQNADNAVKTGSIAKQTATDGSAGGSAVTEAVSAIKEISVKIGIIGDIASQTNLLALNAAIEAARAGEAGKGFAVVASEVRKLAERSQVAAAEIGDLSAKTVTSAETSETIINGLVLRIEETAQLVEEITAASKEQDSGAQQVSKAIVQLDSVVQQDASASEEMAAMAEELSAHAANLNDAVGFFKLKTADEKKTANSGTAGSTVKNVSAATKPAAAAKPAAAVKPASAVKPAGNVRAEPQKPPMRRPETPAVSDSDFEEF
- a CDS encoding ABC-F family ATP-binding cassette domain-containing protein, which produces MITVSDVSLKFGDRPLFKDVNLKFTPGNCYGIIGANGAGKSTFLKVLSGELEHDAGQISVTPGERMAVLKQDHFAFDDYSVKDTVMMGYPELYTCYKEREAVYAKEDFSEADGIRASELEGEFSELGGWEAENQIEQMLSGLGLEEEYHDRMMNELDESRKVRVLLAQAIFGEPDILLLDEPTNGLDLESINWLEDFLIDFPNTVIVVSHDRHFLNAVCTYICDIDYGKISLFSGNYDFWYQMSQIMQRQAKDQAKKREEKMKDLKEFILRFASNAAKSRQATSRKKVYDKLALEELQVTSRKFPYVNFKPDRDIGNNVLRVEKLNYTSEGIQLLKDFSLTVNRGEKIAFVGIEHKSKSAFFDIITGNLKADTGEYYWGQTITTTYLGIDNAPYFDTDANITEWLRQYSPEQDDAYVRGFLGRMLFSGDESLKPVKVLSGGEKVRCMLSKLMLSGANVLILDEPTNHLDLEAITSLNEALIGFPGVVLFNSHDHEFISSVANRLIEITPNGVIDRMMNFDDYLKDDHVRSQREELYAGTGKKVKF
- a CDS encoding DEAD/DEAH box helicase yields the protein MEFTEFDLHEELQKGIAGAGYVTCTPVQEQVLKGSLEGADLYVQSQTGTGKTAAYLISIIQEMLTREEVAGKKALVMVPTRELAVQVEQEAKKLLEFTPLKAGSFYGGVGYTQQTAMLKNNVNIIIGTPGRVIDLQESGAMDLSSVAFLVVDEADRMFDMGFYPDLRTLIKVLPKTHDRQTMLFSATLNTYVKNLAWEYTEEAKEITIEAEQLTVEEIDQVLLHVSSDSKMKLLLGILQHEKPESVIVFCNTKRSCEVVAKRLQLNGIESEFIIGDLPQAKRLQVLESFKRGSLKCLVATDVAARGIDVNDLAMVVNYDLPNESENYVHRIGRTARAGKSGKAYTFCSEQDVYNLPAIERYLGAPIPASVAYEDMMTEDKSASVYIRTGDYGDDDGRPFRNRRDGGDRRGASRSGDSRRPPRDGAAADSRNNRNRRGPDEARFDGDRKPRTDIRTERGGRNDRTERAPRGKPGQERAAGSYRKNAPVRAENRYQDRREETENLAALPFDERMKRYKEKYADTASASAGSRDKNAAKRRATAAGGKNGGKRYEKNTPRGERKEFRRGADGYAGNTENRYQNRRTQSAPETVQKKNGLLGRIKSLFSKKKKD